In Miscanthus floridulus cultivar M001 chromosome 8, ASM1932011v1, whole genome shotgun sequence, the sequence GGAACTTTGTTGCAACAAATGAAACAGTACACTACACACGTCATGATTTTCTTGATACTTTCTTTTAGGAACTTGTTTGTTGCAACAAATGAAACAGTACACTACACACGTCATTTAATTCGTCCTAAAATATTAGAATCTGTTTGTCCTAAGTTTTTCTCGAGTCCTCATCGATTCCGCTACAGTCCATTCAAATCCTATTAGTCTTGTACTTGTTTCCAAAATCCCCATCAGATTACGAGAAGTGTTATGCTGTTTATGCCATTCTCTTTCTTGATTACCATAGTTGGACTCCACTGAAAAGGATGGATTGTGCTACCTTTTGCCCCCTCATTGTGAATGTGAATACATGTTGAATGGCTAGTTAATGTTTGATCTAATGTTGAGTGTGTATTCTATCCATGCAGATCAAAGGCAGTCAACTGTCTGAGGTGATGACAACAGCTAGTAGCGAGGCAATTGACCTCATATCAGTAAGTTCTTcagttatagtattattttaGATGGTATATCAATCGATCATTGCATTACATGATAATTTAAATTTCTGCGTGTCTTGCAGTCACTATGCTCATGGGATCCTAGCAAGAGACCAAAGGCCACAGAAGTCCTCCAGCATACCTTCTTTCAGGTAATAGTCTTTCTACTCTATTTTTATTGACAAGGTTCAGTTACTGTCTCAGGACTATAATCAGTTTTCCGGTTGCCAACTTTTAGGGTTGTACATATGTTCCACTTCCTGTCCGTCCAAAAGCTCCTAAAACACCTCCATGTGGTTAGTTAACAGACTAGTATTTTGCTTTGCAACTAGTTCATTTAGGATATTGTTGTTTTACATGTGTTGGATTCATTTGTTTTAGTTGGAGCAAAAGGAATTTCAGAGAACAGTGTCGCTAGAAGATTCTCAACTGGAACTCTATCAACGATGAAATCTCATAGCAATGCATCCACAAAATTAAATGGTTTATCTAAGACTGGTATGTTTCTTATCTGTTTTAATTGGGCTGGAGCGATTTAAAGGATTTAGTTTGATTGTATATTTTGTTACCAACATTGCAGGTGTACAAAGAAAACTTCACTTGGATCGTCAGCCATCACACAAGAGTACAAAACCAACCGAGAATAGCAATAAACTAACTACAAATCGGGTACCAGCTCGGAATAGCCCAGGCAAGTTTACTATATAGGGTTGCATTACCCAATTCCTTGCATGAAATTTGGGTTTTTATTTTTAGAAACTTCTTTTCTTGGAATTGTAGGGAATCCTGTACTTAGGCATTCACGCAGCTTGCCTGAAACTGGTCGAGGAGCAATACAAAAGGTCTCATCAATTACAGAGAGACTATCCCAGATGTCTGTGACCTCGAGAACACGAAGCACTGTGAAGCCTGCTGCCCCGATGATGAAGGCCGGACATGGTAAGTCGGACTTTCTTGGGAAGTCTGACGATATCCCTCCAGCAAAGAGGCTGACAAGAAAATTGGTCAGCTAAATGAGGGTATGTAGAGTGAAAATTCGATCAGCTGCAGGAGGGCTATTAGTATAGTGTGCAGAAACCAGTGTGCCGAAGAGGATAGCTCAGCCTGAGCGTTTGCCTGTTCGACGGATTTGCCATCGCCACAGTTCTGCTGCATCGAGACATCTTAGAATGGGTTTGCAAATTCCTTTGTGAAGTGCTAGAGCCTGCATCAAGCCTTCCCCTCTTCCGGGCCGTTGATCTGCTTGTTGCCAGCATCAAGCTTGCCCCCATGTCTTAATAAACATGATTGTGATATTAATTTGATTTGGTTTGTCTTGCATCAATCTTTCTGTGAAACCGTTTTTATTCACATTAATAGCATGTAAATCCTTGAGCCCAACAAGGGATGGACACTGTACAGCCCACAAGTGAGGACGCAGTAAAGTGTCAATTTGACGTACGTCATGTAACGATGGCAAACGCGTCCTCCTTATGGTACACGAGTTGTCAAAAACGCGAAACTGGAGAGAATTTTAGTCTTGCTTTCTTTTGTCATTGCAGAGTGAATTTTTTGTCTATACCAGCGGCAGCTTGCTGGGTCTCTTGTGGATGATCTGTGCCCGCGCTTAGAAAATGTGAGCACAGTTAATCTGATGAGATCAAGACAATACAATATTAGTGCAGTCACCAAGGGGAAAAAAATACATTGGTCATCAACACGCAAACCCTGATCAGTAGTAGCAAATCATGTTTTACACAGGCTCCATTCCGTGGACCTCTTTCATCTCTATGTTCACCCTGTAAAAACTAGCACTAGCAGATAGTAGTATCACTCAGCCCTACAGCACTCTAGTATTGTCCATGGATTGGTGGCTTGCCTTGCATCCAAGGCGTGCACTGCACATCCAGGAGCTAGCTAGCTTGCTCCGACGTCACAGGTACTGCGCGTGTATTCGGTCTCTGTTCTGCTCCCACCACACCTTGGCCCTATCCTCGCCGAACCTCTCCCGGCTGCAGCAACAGCACACAAGAACGCGAGTTCATATCCCATTAGCATGACAAGATTTACAGCATGATTAGATGTCTTGCATCGGGAGATTGAGTAGCTAGTGGCCATGGACTTGCCTGAATCGGACGCGGCGGAGCTCGCGGGTGCCGTCGCCGAACTCGCGGATGGTGATGGACACGCCGGGCTCGTCCTGCTCCACCCACTCCGTGGCCTCAAGGTCGCTCGCGTTGCTCACGGACACGGACGCCTCGTCCAGGGACGACGTGGTAGCGCGCGACGGGTCCAGGTGCGGagcagccgccggcgccggcgcggagTTGAGCAGGTTGAAGTGGTGCGCCCACACGTGGTCCGACGGGTCCGGCACGGCACTGGACGATGGGTTGCACGCGGCTCGGGCCGTggaagccgccaccgccgccgccatggccctgCACGAGGTGGCGCGGGCGATCGGCTGCTCCCTGCCCACCGCTGCCGTCGGCGGCAGGATCACCGGGCTCTCCCTCGTCGAGCCGGCGCGGGAGTAGAACGACGAGTCTCTCTGCATGCCAACAGTTTCAGTTGGTGTGGTCTGATCCACGACGACAGCACAAAAACGTACGCTAGACCGGCGGTCGAGACGGCGAGTCGGCGACGGACCTGCGAGGCGTCGTCGATGGAGGACGTCGGCGTCGAGATGCCCTGCTGCCGGCTGAATGTCTGCACGTTGTAGAGCTCCACCACGCGGTCGTAGTTCTCCCCCCACCACCGCTGCGCCTCCCACTTGTTGAACATGTCGCGGCTGCACACGTTCGATGCTCCGTTAGCTGATCACGCATTTGATCAAGCAATTGCGCGCAAAACTGTTCGTGCATGATAGGCACCTGAAGCGGATTCGCTTTAGGTCGTTGCCGGCGCCGCCCGGGATGGAGATGAAGGTGATCTGCACGCCGGGCTCCACCTGGGCCGTCCACTCCCGCGGCACGCTGTCCTCCTCCAGGACGACGacctcgtcatcctcctcctcgtcctcctccccgATGCTCGGTATCCAGTTCGCGCTCGGGCTCCTGACGTGCTGCGCGAAGCCACGGGCGACCTTGGTGGCCGCGTCCCACGGCGGAGGGGCCGGCATGGTTCTCGTGGCTGTCgcgcccgtcgtcgtcgtcgccctcATGTAACTACTGTAGCCCTCGGCGGTCCCGTCCGACGTGAAGCCCGAGTCGTCGATGACACCCGGGTACGCGGCAAGGCGGCTGTTGCGGTGGAAGCGGTTGCCCCTGAACGACGGGCTCGCCGCGGCCTTGTACTGCCTGCCGGAGccggagaacttgagcaccatgtcCTTGAGCTGAAAGCACATTTGCCGAAGGCTTCCTTTGTCAGATGGTCGCAGGTGCAGAATTTATGACATGGCACATGATATATTTGCATGAATTAGCACGGAATACGTAGTTGGCTTTTAATTTTTCAGACGATTACGTTCTTGAACAACCTAACACTGTTCAGTTACAAATCTTGCAACAGTAACGATCACTTTATTTAATTTGGAGTATATAGGGCGTAGGCACATTTCTTTCCAAATAGCATACGAGAGCAGCACACCTCGACAGACAATCAAGCGTAGGCGAGAATTCAGTCTTTAAGTAAAGCGTCAATGATAACACCAGATGGTTAATGATGGATTCCACTCCGGTTAGGGCCTAAGATTAGCAGTAGCAGACACAAGGCACTTGAGGCTTTAGGGTTAGATGAGATGACTTAGGCGAAGGCTACAGAACACAAAAGCACCCTCCCCGCTAACCCAGCACATCTTTCGTCTGAAGCAAGGTACGTACAAAGCACCAACAAAGCAGTTAGTGGTGCTGCGCATAATAACACCCAGAGGGGACGATCTACGAGTGCATGTGTTGGTTTTTGCTGTGGGCAAGAACATTTGTACCTTGCCTTAAAGCACAGCAAAGGCAAAAGCATGCCGCGGGAAGCCAACACAAGGATACTCGAGTCCTAGTGATGCATGTCCTCAGCCTTGTTCGTGACTTCGTGTCATGAGCAAGAGGATGCAACAGGCAGCTACTACGACAGGCCCAGCCTGGGCCTAGGGCCCCCAAGCCAGCCCATGTACAGGACCACACAACTTGTGGCTGCAaacattcttttttttcttttcttttggtgTGGGACTGCTAAAGGACCAGATGAAACATTCTTTGACGAGAGAGTAAAGCTCAGGTTAAATCAACCAAAGAATGTCTTTCCAGCTTCCACAACGAGACGATCGCATATTTGGCAGAACAAAGAAAAAGGAAAGCGAGAGGATAAAATATCATGCAGGGTACTACTACTAGCAATCCAGGATCAGCTTTGCATGGAGCTGGAGGACAGACTGAATGGTACAGAAGCATCTAgcaagtgcaaaaaaaaaaaagggggggtAGCAGAATGGGGGAACAAAAGTGACAAAATCACAACATCACATCGCGCACAGAGTCCAAACTCCAAAACCTTGGGTGTGGAGATCCATAAAATGCAAGGAAAAGCAGCCTTCACCACGTCGACTCATGTACCCACAACGTCACATTCCACTAGGCTAGGCCTTGACTGGCTTTATCAACGGACGTTTTCAAACGTTAGGAGTATTTCACAGTCACACTCACCCCTGTACTATCAACGGACGTTTTCAAACGTTATTCCAACTCAAACGAGGGacttgtttagattgcctcaaaattcaagttttttcactctctctccatcacatcaatttttagacgcatgtatggagcattaaatgtaggtaaaaaaataactaattgcacagtttggttgtaaatcacgagacgaatcttttgagcctagttagtccatgatcggacaaagtttgtcaaatacaaacgaaacgtgctacagtgttcatattgcaaaaatttgcaatctaaacaaggccgagaATGAATTTTTTACGCCAAGGAAAAATAATAGTACTCCATACGAGTAGTACGACTCCTAGTCCTAGATAGCATCCCTGGTCTTTATATCCAGAATGTATAGTCCGGGGGTGTCACGTC encodes:
- the LOC136477956 gene encoding protein Brevis radix-like 2, whose protein sequence is MLACIACSTKDGGDQDGGPRAATPHGRDAGKSLTSQLKDMVLKFSGSGRQYKAAASPSFRGNRFHRNSRLAAYPGVIDDSGFTSDGTAEGYSSYMRATTTTGATATRTMPAPPPWDAATKVARGFAQHVRSPSANWIPSIGEEDEEEDDEVVVLEEDSVPREWTAQVEPGVQITFISIPGGAGNDLKRIRFSRDMFNKWEAQRWWGENYDRVVELYNVQTFSRQQGISTPTSSIDDASQRDSSFYSRAGSTRESPVILPPTAAVGREQPIARATSCRAMAAAVAASTARAACNPSSSAVPDPSDHVWAHHFNLLNSAPAPAAAPHLDPSRATTSSLDEASVSVSNASDLEATEWVEQDEPGVSITIREFGDGTRELRRVRFSRERFGEDRAKVWWEQNRDRIHAQYL